From the Colletotrichum lupini chromosome 1, complete sequence genome, the window TCAACCTGGTGTTTCCATGAGCCAGCATGGCCCGTGCGAATTGTAACCCGCGTTCAGGTCCCTCGCCCATGCTGTTAATCTCGGAGACTCAATGTGCTAGAGGCCTGGAACCCATCAGCTCGGAATTTTTATGCGCGAGAAGCGGAATCGGGGCGTCTCCGTATTCCGAACCAACCGGATTGCACCGTGGCTGAGTTATCTCACTCTCCAGTCTCCACCCATTCACCAGCCACGTCCGTGCGCCACATTATCGAACGTCCTGTCCTGGAGAATTGAACTGACCAGCAGCAGGCAGACAGCCAAGCACCTTGAAGTTCATTACTTTCCATTGTATTGACAAAGCAACCTTTTTGCTTCTCTCCCACACAGGCTGTCAACCTCGCGACGCAGACGAATATATGCGGGGTAAAAGCGAACCGCAACAAAAGATTTCGGATATTTGCAGGCTTCCGGGCTGATAAGCGATCGAGTCGAGAGGAATACGGTCGGCGACTTTTGGAGGCTGAAGCTGGGATAGCTCGACGATTGAAAGAGAGAGGACAACAACGGTGCGACCCGCGAGCGACGATCGATTTGGATTGACACGAGGGATTCTGATACGGTCGAGACGAAGGAAGAAGAATTGAGAGGGTTTCCTCTGGCAGCATCTCCTCGCGGGAAGGCGGCCTTCGACGTGGTAGCTTTTGAGCTGAGATACGCCAAATCCTCACTATATCGAACACCTCCCGGCCAGTCACGTCGTAAATCAGCCCACGACTATAGCTCCTTGCGCTAGGCTTTGGATAGTACCTCTTTCTGACGCCACTACGAACGTCCCGCAAGGAAGGCCACGAGCTTCCGAAAGACCATCTCCTACGGCATCGAATACCCCCCACTATTGCCCATCATGTCTTCCCTTCTCGAAAAGCAGAAGGCTATGTTCAGCAGCTCGCTGGCCTCGGCCGCGAGCAAGCTGCAATCCAAGAGCACATCTCTCGCGCCGCCGTCACCCTCCCCGTCCGTCAGCAGCATGGCGTCAGCATCCAAGAACGACACCACCGCATCGGGCAAGCGGAAGCGCGACCCCAACGCAATTGTGTACTCGCAGCCTCAGAACACTAGTTTTGGTCAGGAGGTCTTTACACAGATGCAGTATGCGCTGGAGTGGCTTAAGGGCAAGGACGAGCCCAAGACGGCGACCGAAATCTTTGACCACCTGGGCCAGACCCGCAGCACCGACAAGCACAAGCAGCAGCTGGTGGAGGGCATGCGGCGGCACCCGCGTATTCAGTGGGTGCCCGATCCGAAAATGTCCGAGCAGACATGGCGGACGGGCACGTACGTCCACCGGCCCATTATCCCCGGCGTCAAGGACAAGATGACGCTCCTGCGGCACCTGCAAAGCAAGCGGGACGCCGAGGGGACCAACGTCAAGGACCTCAAGGACGGGTGGCCCGACTGCGACCAGGCACTGATGGAGCTGGAGCGCGAGCACAAGATCCTGATCGTCAAGACCAAGAAGGAGCAGCACCCACGCGCCATCTGGCTCGACGACGCGACGCTGCACCACCACGTCGACGACGAGTTCAAGCGCATGTGGAACGTTGTCGAGGTCCCCTCCACCGACGACATTGTCAAGAAGCTTGTTTCCGTGGGCCAGAAGCCGGCCAGCGCCGACCCCAGCACGATCAAAAAGGTCGACTCCAAGAAGCAGCAGAAGAAACGGGCTGTTAGGCGCACCGGCAAGACGACTAATACGCATATGGAGCATCTGCTCAAGGATTACAGCCACATGGTGAAGCGGTAGACACGGGCTACCCAGTGTTTATATACAGGGAATTGCATTTTCGAAACGGCGTTCTGGGTTTGGACGGCGGAGAGAGACGGCGAACAGACGGACACACTTCATTTGGCAAAGACCTGGAACAGGCATTGCTGTCCTTTCTCCGTGTCAGTTCTTTTTCCCTTATAGACGGATGGGCAGGTTCATAGTGGGCTTTTGTGCCGCAGTTGATGCAGAGAACAAGCATTTCACTCATGCGGGAGGCAGGGAACTATGAAAGTTACACCACAAAACAAAGAACAAAAGAAGAATGATGAATATCCAACATTACTACATTCTTTGACGCTGTGCTATGGGAAATGATGTTATTGCCACCGCCATGCCATATTGCTGAAGAGTCAACAAGAGAATAAAACAAGAAGCCAAACGAACAGACAGGACATGCCTCCCACCCCCTCCTCTCCCTTTCTCACATCATCCTCATTCCTCTCAACATGGCTCGATAGAGGAAAAGAAAACCCCCCCTAACAGAGAAGGAAGACAAAACACCACCAAGAAACTCAACACCCTTCCGTAACCCGCTCAAAAACCCTCAAAAACACATCCGGCTCCTGATTCCCACCAACCCTCCACCTCCCTTGCACCGTGAACGTCGGCACCCCCGTGACCCCCGCCTTCCTCGCGCCCACGACCTCCTCGTCGACGACTTCCCCCGCGCGATCGCTATCGAGCGCGGCCTCGACGTCGGGCTCCTTCAGCCCCGCCGCCTCGACGGCCGTCCTGACGAGGTAGGCGCGGTCCGAGATGTCTGCGCCGAGTTCAAAGTGGCCCCTGAAGAGCGCCTCGAGGAGGGCGTCTTGGGCCGCGGGACCGCGGGAGACGAGGGCGAGGCGCAGGAGCTTGTGCGACTGGCGCGAGTTGCCGGTGCGGCCTGTGACGTTTAGGGCGATGCCGGTTCGTGTGCAGGCGGAGGTGATGCGGGATAGGGCGGCGGGGAGGTCGCCTGCTAGGGAGAAGCGGGTTGTGTACATTTCGCGTTTGTCGTAGCCTTTTTTGAGGTTGTGTTAGGAGGAAGACTGCTTGTTTGTGTTTTTGTTTTCATGGGTGTGGTGTTGGAGCTGTGAAATAAGTTGGCGGTTGGTGTGAAAGGATGAGAAAGGGGGGGAAGTGAGGTTGTCGTGGGTTTTTGGTGTAAGTGAGAGTGAGGGAACATGAGAGAGAGGTTTTTCCTCTGCGACAAAAGGATATGAAGCGGAAGACATGCTCTAAAATGCAGGGAAAACAGACAGTAAAGAGTAATGAAGAAGACGAAAACGACGTACCGGTGCTCTTCAACGCCGGGCTCAGATAGAACGGCTTCCAGACGACCTCGAACTCGGCGGTAGGGTCCACGGCGCGGTATTGTGAGATTGCGCGGTCGAGGTTCCTCTTGCCGACGTAGCACCACGGACATAGCAGGTCCGTGACGGCCTCGATTTTGATGACCGTCATTCTTTAATTATCTCGGTAGATGGCTACCTTTGTTGTTGTGTTGTCGTTGAGTCTTGCCTTAAACTGACGAAGGGGGTTTTATGTGATGACGGTGAATGATGGGCGATGAGGTTGGCCGCGTGTGTAGTATTCGTCAAGGATATGCCATACGATGGTAGACGGCTGGGACAAATTAAAAACGATGAGATTGTCGATTATGAAAATGGAATCACTTGGCTGTTCGAATCTGATGAGTAAACGAGTGATGAGAAAAAGACACCAAGGCGTCGTTTATGCCTTCTGTCGTGGTTTCTCGGCACCCGCCAAGGGCGTGTTTTGGGCGAGTTTGTGTAAGCCACAGGGGGTCGGTCCAGTTTGTCAAGCCAAGATCGAAGGTTGGACTTGACAGCGCCCGGGTTCAAAAAAATAAACTCTGTCGGGGAACAACCACCGGATGTGTGTGGATTTTGGGATCAAACTGAACTTGCTGCACCCTTCTGGAAATCTTCGGGAACGTCAAGGGGCAGCTGAAGTACAGCTAGTAGGGGAGAGAAGGGGGGAAGAGAAAGAATAGAAGAAGGTGTGGGTATTAGAGTTTCCTTTCTACAACCTGCGCCAACTTTGTCAGAAGTTGCGGCGATCTTGcggatatataataggtagtttagtctatcgagacagtgggagtatccattgatactgtgtattaataccgcgtaatcgatatcgagaatcgcccgagcagccagcaaaggcagaatatcaaaataaataataggtaGTTTGCGCCGTGAACTCCCCGTCATCTCATGGCTTTGCACCACCAGTCTAATCCCACATTGTTGGCATATGGTGTGCATGTGTTTGCGtatgggtggtggtggtaggCGCGTGGGTTGGGTAGGGGAAAAAATCTTGGAAACGAGGCAGGAAGACCAAAGTACCCTGCTAAGCTTGCCTACTTGGAATCAAAGACGCAAGGTCCAAGGAACGGAAGTATCGAAATGAATACTAATCAACGGGCTCGTAGCTTGCTCAGCGCGGCTGGGTGATTgataaactaataaacgtCGCTCCCAAGGAAACGCGAGAGAGAGCGAGGACGGACCACTTTTCCCCCTTCCTTGTGTTGTCTTCTCTCGAATGTGTCACCCTTCGGGCGAACAGTAAGAGAAGACTGGGAACAATGATACATAATCCTTTCCTTCGTACTTCCTCTCCTGATACACACCCACAACCTCGTACTCTTGTCTCACTCTTTTTTCTCGACTACTAATCCAAAGAAGAATGACCAATTCCTCCGGGGCGCGCGCGCTCTCCCCACCTAAGCAGCCCGGAACCCGAGGTGCTTGGAAAAAGGACCGTCACGACATCATCACCTCTTGTTCACAACGTTATGACTAGAAAAAAGAACCATGAAAGAACTCGTAATGTCTCGCACCCGGCTTCTCGGATTCAAGACTGGAAATGTCAGATCCCACCGCATCCCGCCGGCTTCCCCCCCCTCTCACTCTGAACCATGGACAAGACTTTCGCAAGGCCACTCAATTACAAGTTCACTAATCATCTCCCACACGGCTCACCACAAAAGTCGGAAAGGCGCAAGTTTGATTTGAATCCGGAACTCGGGGCAACAAACGCCATGTGCCTCGCCTCCCACCCCCGGGAATTTTTTGATTTTCTGATTATATCATCATTTCTGATTACATCCAAACGTGAACAGACAAAAGTACAAAGTACGCGGGGATAAGAAAAGCGACGTgagaggggaaaaaaaaaaggaatcgCCTCGGATTCGTTTTGTAAACCTCGGCGGTTCAATTCGGGTACTGGTTCACAGACATTACCGCCAACCATTTTCTTCGCTACTATCGTCGCATTGCCCGGATTTTTGGTCTCACTCTCTCCTAGTCTGTCGACTTTGTTATTTTCCCCTTCAGTTGCTGCACTCTCATCCGTCTCAATCTCACGCAGAGGCAGGCATCTTTTGGTTGAATGGCACCGATGGATGATAACCACTTTGGGGTAAGTATTTTGACAGGGTAGTAGGCCTCGAGTCTTGGTCATGCCGTAACGAAAGTCGGCCAAGAAACCTCTTACATGACACCGAGCGGGACCCTCACACAATAACCACCCGCTGCCTGCCACATTGCACCCTCCCAAGTGATTCATATGTCGCTCAATACCTTAGCTCCATTCTCACCATTGCAACTACcattgttgctgctgctactATTGCTATTGCCACTGTTACTACTATGATCGTTATCATCTTTCTTCATGTTTCATGTGTTCCTTGAAGAGCACGCCTTCAGCAGCGCAGTAACGTAATCATTATTATGGCATGGGTTGCAACGAGGGGCAATTGACCGACATCTACTTTGTCACTCAATTACCTTCCACAAAGGCTTCATTGAACACATGTTCTCTGTCTCAAAAAGAAAGAATGCGTGCTGAGTAAGAGACAACGGTGATGATTTTAAGTGTGAGTGCGTACGTGTGTACACAAGCAAATATCAATAAAGTATGTTCAATGAACATCTACCAATCATTCCACAACACCAACTCAACTTTCCACAAAACGTGACAATGAACGCGCAACGCACATCCTGTTCGCCTTGTAACACTTATGTACGAAGTTTGCGACATTTTTTGCGGCTGGGAAATCAACCAACCGCCAAGTGCAGCGTGCGTTAAGTAGTGGGACACACACGCCAACCCCGGATCGCCCTCCAACGGGATCTAGATTAATTCCCACCTCCACTGATGATGCACAGGTAAGCCGCACGCGGCAAGCAGATATGCACGCGCACACTGACCATCATGAGATCGGT encodes:
- a CDS encoding transcription initiation factor IIE subunit beta, with product MSSLLEKQKAMFSSSLASAASKLQSKSTSLAPPSPSPSVSSMASASKNDTTASGKRKRDPNAIVYSQPQNTSFGQEVFTQMQYALEWLKGKDEPKTATEIFDHLGQTRSTDKHKQQLVEGMRRHPRIQWVPDPKMSEQTWRTGTYVHRPIIPGVKDKMTLLRHLQSKRDAEGTNVKDLKDGWPDCDQALMELEREHKILIVKTKKEQHPRAIWLDDATLHHHVDDEFKRMWNVVEVPSTDDIVKKLVSVGQKPASADPSTIKKVDSKKQQKKRAVRRTGKTTNTHMEHLLKDYSHMVKR
- a CDS encoding DSBA-like thioredoxin domain-containing protein; protein product: MTVIKIEAVTDLLCPWCYVGKRNLDRAISQYRAVDPTAEFEVVWKPFYLSPALKSTGYDKREMYTTRFSLAGDLPAALSRITSACTRTGIALNVTGRTGNSRQSHKLLRLALVSRGPAAQDALLEALFRGHFELGADISDRAYLVRTAVEAAGLKEPDVEAALDSDRAGEVVDEEVVGARKAGVTGVPTFTVQGRWRVGGNQEPDVFLRVFERVTEGC